A genomic window from Clostridium aceticum includes:
- a CDS encoding ATP-binding protein: MKNFKKYLVFALAVAAFGEIYFYPFNSTLRFSAAIIVLNLILLVNKKISPFFTCAFSGIAVFLQRSLLSIVFFSLTPQDVFLLHGPSIIYYVVYGILVSLFQVQENRDSVIKTIIFLSFSDIISNTTEILIRQDKFLAPFLQVLILAGITRSISAYLIFLFYKKQELSLLTREHRKKYAQLNLLISNIQAEMFYLKKSARDIENVMKKSYALYEEANIDSTLKEKTLNIALEIHEIKKDYYRVLKGFESFLDDFEENGRMMLADMFAIIRENTWRYLKEHDLDISITFNYEDNFKVQKYYHLFTILNNLIINAIDACEGRGTIQVLQKSSHNDILFQVIDDGEGIEVEILPYIFNPGFTTKYDEKSGAPSTGIGLSHVKSMVDELMGTVKVIHEVEDKTIFEIVLPKKILIG, from the coding sequence ATGAAAAACTTTAAAAAATATTTAGTTTTTGCCCTAGCTGTAGCAGCCTTTGGTGAAATTTATTTTTATCCTTTTAATAGTACGTTGCGATTTTCAGCAGCCATTATTGTACTGAATTTAATTTTATTGGTAAATAAAAAAATTTCTCCTTTTTTTACTTGTGCTTTTTCAGGTATTGCTGTCTTTTTACAAAGAAGTTTATTAAGTATAGTATTTTTTTCCTTAACACCACAGGATGTTTTTCTTTTGCATGGTCCTTCTATTATTTATTATGTTGTTTATGGCATACTTGTCTCCTTGTTTCAGGTTCAAGAGAATAGAGACAGTGTTATAAAGACAATTATTTTTTTGTCCTTTAGTGATATAATAAGTAATACGACTGAAATTCTCATTAGACAGGATAAATTCCTCGCTCCTTTTCTTCAAGTCCTTATTTTAGCAGGGATTACTCGAAGTATCAGTGCTTATTTAATTTTTCTTTTTTATAAAAAGCAAGAGCTTTCCTTACTTACTCGAGAACATCGGAAAAAATATGCACAGCTTAACCTACTGATTTCCAACATTCAAGCAGAAATGTTTTATTTAAAAAAGTCTGCCCGTGATATTGAAAATGTTATGAAGAAAAGTTATGCTCTTTATGAAGAGGCCAACATTGATAGTACTTTGAAAGAAAAAACCCTAAATATCGCTTTAGAAATCCATGAGATCAAGAAGGATTACTATCGGGTATTAAAAGGTTTTGAAAGCTTTTTAGATGACTTTGAAGAAAATGGGAGGATGATGCTGGCAGATATGTTTGCCATCATCCGTGAAAATACCTGGCGATATTTAAAAGAACATGACCTCGATATTTCTATTACTTTTAATTATGAGGATAATTTTAAAGTGCAGAAATATTATCATTTATTTACTATTTTAAACAACTTAATTATCAACGCCATAGATGCTTGTGAAGGGAGGGGAACCATTCAAGTATTGCAAAAAAGTAGTCATAATGATATTCTATTTCAGGTTATTGATGACGGTGAAGGCATTGAGGTAGAAATTCTTCCTTATATTTTTAATCCAGGGTTTACTACAAAATATGATGAAAAGAGCGGTGCTCCTTCTACAGGTATTGGTTTATCTCATGTCAAAAGTATGGTAGATGAACTAATGGGAACTGTAAAGGTAATCCATGAAGTAGAAGATAAAACGATTTTTGAGATTGTACTACCAAAAAAAATACTGATTGGGTGA
- a CDS encoding response regulator, whose protein sequence is MSTFLIIDDDISVRKMLEQLIMKNNLGKVVEELGSGEHAAEEIMFYQPDIVLIDFLLPQKDGVEIIQSCRSLGYKGKFIMISQVDNDNMIAKAYENGIIFFIHKPINRIEAINVIKGVCQNLQLERSVAMIKDAVFHIDQGKQINPQDSWKDQITPVFTDIGIVGESGYKDLLKLIGEIIILKKKSKSSNYQLQDIYLQIAEEESLLHNTPVLARTIEQRIRRTILKGLQNIAALGNDDYYNNKFTEYSSVLFDFKQVKQEIRHINNPKEDRGKINVKKFVEGVVSKLNF, encoded by the coding sequence ATGAGTACTTTTTTGATTATTGATGATGATATTAGTGTAAGAAAAATGCTTGAACAGTTAATTATGAAAAACAACTTAGGTAAGGTTGTAGAAGAGTTGGGTAGTGGAGAACATGCAGCAGAAGAAATTATGTTTTATCAACCTGATATTGTCCTCATTGATTTTCTCTTGCCCCAGAAGGATGGGGTTGAAATTATTCAATCCTGCCGGTCGCTTGGATATAAAGGGAAGTTTATTATGATCTCTCAAGTAGATAATGATAATATGATCGCAAAGGCTTATGAAAATGGCATTATTTTCTTTATACATAAACCTATCAATAGAATAGAAGCTATCAATGTTATAAAAGGTGTTTGTCAAAACCTTCAACTTGAAAGATCAGTAGCAATGATTAAAGATGCAGTATTTCACATTGATCAAGGAAAACAAATAAATCCTCAAGACAGCTGGAAGGATCAAATAACTCCTGTTTTTACAGACATTGGTATTGTTGGAGAATCCGGATATAAAGATTTGTTGAAACTTATTGGAGAGATTATTATCTTAAAGAAGAAAAGCAAATCCTCTAATTATCAGCTACAGGATATTTATCTACAAATAGCCGAAGAAGAAAGTCTGCTTCACAATACTCCTGTTCTTGCAAGGACAATCGAACAGAGAATCCGAAGAACTATTTTAAAAGGGCTACAGAATATTGCTGCCTTAGGAAATGACGACTATTACAATAATAAATTCACAGAGTATAGTAGTGTTTTGTTTGATTTTAAACAAGTAAAGCAAGAAATTAGACATATCAATAATCCTAAAGAGGATAGGGGAAAAATTAATGTAAAAAAATTCGTGGAGGGTGTTGTTTCTAAACTGAATTTTTAG
- the gltS gene encoding sodium/glutamate symporter yields the protein MVLQLDVIQTIALAVVVLLVGQTIRGKVSLLEKFCIPAPVVGGLIFALLALFLRQTNILLFQFDTALQSILMTAFFTTVGFTASLKLLKKGGFQVALFLILAIILVALQNVIGVTLARVFDLNALIGLSTGSVPMTGGHGTSGAFAPLFEERGAIGASTVAMASATFGLICGSMLGGPIAKRLIEKNNLVKTETLVAAAAAAKEENSSTPLVPKNFSTAAFQIILAMGIGTVVSLLIQKTGATFPSYIGAMFAAAIIRNISDLTHAYKVTSTEIDILGNIALSIFLSMALMGLRLWELADLAVPMLVMLFFQALLMGLFAYYVTFNVMGRNYDAAVLAGGHCGFGMGATPNAIANMEAISNKYGPAPAAFFIIPLVGSFFIDFANVGIITAFINFF from the coding sequence ATGGTATTACAACTAGATGTTATTCAAACAATAGCTTTAGCAGTAGTAGTTTTACTTGTAGGACAAACTATCCGAGGAAAAGTAAGTTTATTGGAAAAGTTTTGTATTCCTGCACCTGTTGTAGGTGGATTGATTTTTGCACTATTAGCTTTATTCTTAAGACAAACCAATATCTTACTATTCCAATTCGATACTGCGCTTCAAAGTATTTTAATGACAGCTTTTTTCACTACTGTAGGATTTACAGCTAGCTTAAAACTGTTGAAAAAAGGTGGATTTCAAGTTGCACTATTTTTAATCTTAGCTATTATTTTAGTAGCCCTGCAAAACGTTATTGGTGTTACTTTGGCAAGAGTTTTCGACTTAAATGCTTTAATAGGTCTTTCTACAGGATCTGTACCTATGACAGGGGGTCATGGAACCTCAGGTGCTTTTGCTCCTTTATTTGAAGAACGTGGAGCTATTGGTGCATCAACTGTTGCTATGGCTTCTGCTACTTTTGGTTTAATCTGCGGAAGTATGTTAGGTGGTCCTATTGCCAAGAGATTAATTGAAAAAAATAATTTAGTAAAAACTGAAACTTTAGTAGCTGCTGCTGCTGCTGCTAAAGAAGAGAACAGTTCTACTCCTTTAGTTCCTAAGAATTTCTCTACAGCAGCATTCCAAATTATTTTAGCAATGGGAATTGGTACAGTTGTTTCGCTGCTTATTCAAAAGACAGGTGCAACATTCCCTTCTTATATTGGTGCTATGTTTGCAGCTGCAATTATAAGAAACATCTCAGATCTGACACATGCTTATAAAGTAACCAGCACTGAAATAGATATTTTAGGTAACATTGCTTTATCTATCTTCTTATCTATGGCCCTAATGGGATTAAGATTATGGGAATTAGCTGACTTAGCTGTTCCAATGCTTGTTATGTTGTTCTTCCAAGCACTTCTTATGGGATTATTTGCTTACTATGTAACCTTCAACGTAATGGGAAGAAACTATGATGCAGCAGTTTTAGCAGGAGGACATTGTGGTTTTGGAATGGGAGCTACACCTAATGCTATCGCAAATATGGAAGCTATCTCAAACAAGTACGGTCCAGCTCCAGCAGCATTCTTTATCATCCCTCTAGTAGGAAGTTTCTTTATTGACTTTGCCAACGTTGGAATTATTACAGCATTTATAAACTTCTTTTAG
- the citG gene encoding triphosphoribosyl-dephospho-CoA synthase CitG yields MFKDFDICQYLSELAIKSMLYEVSATPKPGLVDRNNAGAHKDMDFFTFMASSAALSNTFYQCAKAGTGFEGKALTELMNSIRPIGIQGEKRMFRTTQGINTHKGLIFSLGIIVAVAAVQYREAQSLKMQVEKICDKVKSMTKGISDRELGNVSKASPCTYGEKLFQKYGVKGIRGEVESGFHTVRTHSLPIFQELIKSGKNMNDTLVQVLLHLMTVTEDSNILGRHDWETLEYVKTSAREVLDRGGMFTEEGKQRIIKMDREFIDRNISPGGSADLLAVTMMFGALKNL; encoded by the coding sequence GTGTTCAAAGACTTTGATATTTGTCAGTATTTAAGTGAGTTAGCTATAAAATCCATGTTGTATGAAGTATCAGCTACCCCCAAGCCAGGGCTTGTGGACCGAAATAATGCTGGTGCCCATAAGGACATGGATTTTTTTACCTTTATGGCAAGCAGTGCTGCCTTGAGTAATACTTTTTATCAATGTGCAAAAGCGGGGACTGGATTCGAAGGAAAGGCATTAACTGAGTTAATGAATAGTATCCGACCTATAGGTATTCAAGGAGAAAAAAGAATGTTTCGGACGACACAAGGAATTAATACCCATAAAGGTTTGATTTTTTCCCTTGGGATTATTGTAGCTGTTGCAGCAGTCCAATACAGAGAAGCGCAAAGTTTGAAAATGCAGGTAGAAAAGATCTGTGATAAAGTGAAGAGTATGACGAAGGGAATTTCTGATAGAGAACTAGGAAATGTTAGTAAGGCAAGTCCTTGTACCTATGGAGAAAAACTTTTCCAAAAGTATGGCGTTAAGGGCATACGGGGAGAGGTGGAATCAGGATTTCATACAGTAAGAACCCATAGTCTGCCTATATTTCAGGAACTGATAAAAAGTGGCAAAAACATGAACGATACTTTAGTGCAAGTACTATTGCACTTAATGACTGTGACAGAGGATAGCAATATTTTGGGAAGGCATGATTGGGAGACACTTGAGTATGTGAAAACTTCAGCAAGGGAAGTACTAGATAGAGGCGGTATGTTTACAGAAGAAGGTAAACAAAGAATCATTAAGATGGATAGAGAGTTTATTGATAGAAATATCTCTCCAGGAGGTTCGGCGGATCTTTTAGCTGTAACAATGATGTTTGGCGCTTTAAAAAACCTTTAA
- the citX gene encoding citrate lyase holo-[acyl-carrier protein] synthase, with protein sequence MKDILQDREERYNTILDLISKYQLPVVCGKINYPGNHKNTVEALKVFEVLQQLLTSRYTADSVFTEILSGADGKSLLIVTKLTTLEAKQAAIHIESNHPLGRVFDIDVYKEDGTSIGRGDIGLESRRCILCNEDARVCMRVKNHSLEEIIDGVNKLIRKHCF encoded by the coding sequence ATGAAGGATATTCTACAGGATAGGGAAGAACGATATAATACCATATTGGACTTGATCAGTAAATATCAACTACCGGTGGTTTGTGGCAAAATCAACTATCCAGGTAATCATAAAAACACTGTAGAGGCGTTGAAGGTCTTCGAAGTTTTGCAGCAGTTATTAACCTCTAGGTACACTGCCGACAGTGTATTTACAGAAATTCTTTCAGGAGCAGATGGTAAGAGTCTTTTAATCGTGACCAAGCTAACAACGTTGGAGGCTAAACAGGCAGCGATACATATAGAAAGTAATCATCCATTAGGGAGAGTTTTTGATATAGATGTCTATAAAGAAGATGGGACTTCTATAGGACGAGGGGATATAGGTCTAGAAAGCAGACGATGCATTCTTTGCAATGAAGATGCTAGAGTGTGTATGCGAGTGAAAAATCATAGTCTTGAGGAAATTATAGATGGTGTAAATAAACTGATAAGAAAGCACTGTTTTTAA
- the citC gene encoding [citrate (pro-3S)-lyase] ligase, with protein MQDIFIEKIDLNSNQRLEVEGFLSTFNLFFDNDIEYTIVAKTKDEILGTCSYAGKVLKCFAVKNGLQGEGIASKLVTHITNRLFDRGIYESFLFTEPKNLSIFKGLNYHEVHTVEEVSLLEGGMANVRRYTEKMYSNSGLAQEKKAALVMNCNPFTLGHRYLIEKAARENKEVVVFIVEENRSLFPFEVRLDLVKRGTEDLKNIHVLPGGNYIISSTTFPSYFLRQEGDRLRAYTKLDAGIFGKYIAPVFNIEKRYIGTEPYCKVTSQYNEALLATLPQRGIEVVEVDRLNLQEKAVSASEVRRLIRKEDWYSIERLVHPVTYEFLRSEAAKPIIEKIKRSDSPH; from the coding sequence ATGCAAGACATTTTTATCGAAAAAATAGATCTAAATAGCAATCAAAGGTTAGAAGTTGAAGGTTTTCTTTCAACTTTCAACCTATTTTTTGATAATGATATAGAGTACACTATTGTAGCAAAAACGAAAGATGAAATTTTAGGCACTTGTTCCTATGCAGGAAAAGTGCTTAAATGTTTTGCAGTAAAAAATGGATTACAAGGGGAGGGTATTGCTTCAAAACTTGTCACCCACATCACCAATAGACTTTTTGATAGAGGTATCTATGAGTCTTTTCTATTTACTGAACCTAAAAACCTTTCTATATTTAAGGGGCTTAATTATCATGAAGTCCACACAGTAGAAGAGGTTTCTTTATTGGAGGGGGGCATGGCCAATGTAAGAAGATATACAGAAAAAATGTATAGTAACAGTGGACTTGCCCAAGAAAAAAAGGCCGCACTAGTAATGAATTGTAATCCCTTTACTTTAGGACATAGATATTTAATAGAGAAGGCTGCTAGAGAGAATAAGGAAGTCGTTGTATTTATTGTGGAAGAAAATCGCTCGCTTTTTCCCTTTGAAGTGAGGCTGGACCTTGTGAAAAGAGGAACAGAGGATCTGAAAAATATTCATGTTTTACCGGGAGGTAACTATATTATTTCCTCCACCACTTTTCCTTCTTATTTTTTAAGGCAGGAGGGAGATCGGTTAAGGGCGTACACAAAACTAGATGCGGGGATCTTTGGAAAGTATATTGCTCCAGTTTTTAATATAGAAAAACGATACATTGGAACAGAACCCTACTGTAAGGTGACAAGTCAGTATAACGAAGCATTGCTGGCTACACTACCTCAGCGGGGAATTGAGGTTGTGGAAGTGGATAGATTAAATCTTCAAGAAAAGGCTGTTAGTGCTTCCGAAGTAAGAAGATTGATAAGAAAGGAAGACTGGTACAGCATAGAGAGACTCGTTCATCCAGTTACCTATGAGTTTTTAAGATCAGAAGCGGCAAAACCCATCATAGAAAAAATAAAAAGGAGTGACTCCCCCCATTGA
- the citF gene encoding citrate lyase subunit alpha encodes MKNILGREIPESIQGYGAVKPFKGAFASLGEIEKKSVAIKPAVPGEKKVLASIQEAISKCNMKDGMTISFHHHLRNGDYILNMVLEEVAKVGIKDIKVAASSIFPVHAPLVQHMKTGVVTGVYASYMSGPVAEAISRGELKNPAIMHTHGGRTRAIASGDLAIDIAFIAAPTCDTYGNINGVDGEAACGALGYAVADAIYAAKTVAITDNLVAYPACPIEITQEYIDYIVQVECIGDPKGIVSGTTQITKDPVGLKIAKMTSKVIETSGLLKDGFSFQTGAGGTSLAVAAYVKELMEKKEIKGSFAAGGITGYLVEMFEAGLFESIFDVQCFDLKAVESYRKNQKHQGMSASMYGNPHNKGAVVNNLDVMILGATEIDTDFNVNVTTGSSGMIMGGSGGHSDTAAGAKLAIVVTQLVKGRLPIVVDGVTTVTTPGETIDVLVTERGIAVNPKRQDLIEKLEAANLPVMTIEALKQIAEGMTGVPEKIEKDDKVVAVVEYRDGTVIDVVKKIKD; translated from the coding sequence CCTGAATCCATCCAAGGCTACGGAGCCGTTAAACCATTTAAAGGAGCTTTTGCAAGCTTAGGAGAGATAGAGAAGAAATCAGTGGCGATAAAGCCAGCAGTACCAGGAGAAAAGAAAGTACTAGCATCTATTCAAGAAGCCATCAGCAAGTGTAACATGAAGGATGGTATGACGATTTCTTTTCATCATCATTTGCGAAACGGTGACTATATATTAAATATGGTTTTAGAAGAAGTTGCTAAAGTTGGCATAAAGGATATAAAAGTTGCAGCTAGTTCTATATTTCCAGTCCATGCTCCTTTGGTGCAGCACATGAAAACCGGTGTAGTAACTGGAGTCTATGCTAGCTATATGTCAGGACCTGTGGCAGAGGCGATTTCAAGAGGAGAATTAAAAAATCCAGCAATTATGCACACTCATGGAGGAAGGACCAGAGCCATTGCTTCTGGAGACCTTGCCATTGATATAGCGTTTATCGCTGCCCCCACCTGTGACACCTATGGTAATATCAATGGTGTGGATGGGGAGGCTGCCTGTGGTGCTTTAGGTTATGCAGTTGCCGATGCTATCTATGCTGCGAAAACAGTGGCTATCACCGACAACTTAGTAGCTTACCCTGCATGTCCTATTGAGATTACCCAGGAATACATCGATTATATTGTACAGGTAGAGTGTATCGGAGATCCGAAGGGAATTGTATCTGGAACAACGCAAATTACAAAGGACCCTGTAGGTCTAAAAATTGCTAAAATGACTTCTAAAGTCATAGAAACATCAGGACTTTTAAAGGATGGTTTCTCCTTCCAGACAGGAGCAGGGGGAACATCTCTAGCAGTTGCTGCCTATGTAAAGGAACTGATGGAAAAGAAAGAGATCAAAGGTAGTTTTGCAGCTGGAGGAATCACTGGTTACTTGGTAGAGATGTTTGAAGCAGGACTATTTGAATCTATCTTTGATGTGCAATGTTTTGATTTAAAAGCGGTTGAGTCCTATAGAAAGAATCAAAAGCACCAAGGTATGTCGGCATCTATGTATGGCAATCCCCATAATAAAGGTGCTGTTGTCAACAATCTTGATGTGATGATCTTGGGAGCAACAGAAATAGACACAGATTTTAACGTTAATGTTACAACTGGCTCCAGTGGTATGATCATGGGAGGATCAGGAGGGCATAGTGATACAGCAGCAGGAGCAAAGCTGGCAATTGTTGTTACCCAGTTGGTAAAGGGAAGACTTCCTATTGTGGTGGATGGGGTTACTACAGTGACGACTCCTGGAGAAACTATTGATGTACTAGTAACAGAAAGAGGAATCGCTGTAAATCCTAAAAGACAAGACTTAATAGAGAAGTTAGAAGCCGCTAATCTACCAGTAATGACCATCGAAGCCCTAAAACAAATAGCAGAAGGAATGACAGGTGTACCAGAAAAGATTGAAAAAGACGATAAAGTAGTGGCTGTTGTTGAATATCGAGATGGTACTGTGATTGATGTTGTGAAAAAGATAAAGGATTGA